CCCGACACCCCGATGCTCCGCCCCACAGCGACGATCCTGACCGCGAGACGTGGCGAACCATCGTGTTCGCACACCGTCAGGAACCGCTGCGTCAACATCACCGACGGAAGCTTGCCCACCCCTATCCGCACCCAGAGCACTGGCGTCGCCCGTTGCCGACGCCATCGTCGCAAGTCTGTCCAATGCTCACACTCCCCCGAACCTCAAGACTGACCATGGAAAGGGCTGCTTCGCATTGCGTAAACGATAACAACCAACCAATAGAATCCTATCGAAAGAGACTATCCAAACACGCCGGCGCATCGCAACGCATACCTTCTTGCACTCTCAGGCATAGCTGAAGTTAGCCCGGTTCCTGCCACGTTCCAGTGAGCCGAACCTGACACGGGTGAAACACTCGGGACGGTATCGCCCATGTCAATAGGAGGTACGTCTGGCGAGGCGTACGCCCCTTGATTGATGTGGTATCTTTCGCACTCGCCATGCAGTCGCCGTGTTTCTCCCGACCTTGCCTCGTACACCGGCTGCTCGCCGCCGCCGGCTTTCCCACGGGACCCGCCGAGGCCGGCACGCGGCCGTTCGCCGACGTCGTCGCCGCCCGCCGAGCACGGCATCGACCCCGGCTTGGTGCATGCCGTCATCGCCGTCGAGTCCGGTTAACCGCGCAACCGCGCGTCGCCGATGAACGACCGGTCCAGGCCGACCGTCCTGGATCAGAAGCTGATAACAAGCGCGGTCCGGAGGATCGCGTCGAGGCCGGCCTTGCGGATCCGACCCGTGCCGAGGTCGAGTACGGTGCCGCCCGCCGCGGCCGTCTCGTACACTTCGTCCCCGCTGCCCGGCGTGCCGTCGGGGTCGTTCAGCATGACGTGCGCACGGATGGCGGCATCCTCCAGAGCCGGCCGATGCTCGTACAGATGCTGGAGGCTGATCCGCAACGACAAGTGATCGTTCATGGCGACGCCGACCGCGTTGGTGACGTTCAGGGAGTAGTCGGAGGCCGACAGCAGATTCACATTCAGCGCCAGGTCGCTGTCCAACTCCAGCGCGGCACCAAGCCGGTGATGATAGTCGCTGTCCAGACGGAAGCCTCCGAATCGGTCGTCCTTCGCGGCGTCCGGTTCGAGTTCCTCCCGCGCGGTGTAGCTGATCCCGTAGCCGGTGGAGAACGACAGGTCGTCCGTGTCGGCCCAGACGTTGCCGACGCCGCCGAAGGCGATGTAGCGGTTGCGAATGCCGGCGTCGTTGTTGCGATCCCAACTCGTGCCCGTATTCCAGAAGAACCGGTCGCTGATGTTCACCTCCAGACGTCCCTCGACGAAGTACTGCTCGACGTCCGGCGGGCCGTCCGCCCGGGCGACAGCCGTCTCGAACTCGTCCGGGAGCTCGCCGGGCACGAAGCGCAGCCCCGGCTCGACGACGAGAATCCGGTCGCCGCCCGTCCGCGCGCGAATGCCGTCCACGCGCAACCGGGCCCGCGCCGCGGTCCAGTTGCGGCGCAGGGTGTT
The nucleotide sequence above comes from Acidobacteriota bacterium. Encoded proteins:
- a CDS encoding DUF481 domain-containing protein, which codes for MRTDWRTVPLLLAWLATMVAGGGAQEPDTAEEDAGWSNATELSVVRAGGNADTQTFGFKNTLRRNWTAARARLRVDGIRARTGGDRILVVEPGLRFVPGELPDEFETAVARADGPPDVEQYFVEGRLEVNISDRFFWNTGTSWDRNNDAGIRNRYIAFGGVGNVWADTDDLSFSTGYGISYTAREELEPDAAKDDRFGGFRLDSDYHHRLGAALELDSDLALNVNLLSASDYSLNVTNAVGVAMNDHLSLRISLQHLYEHRPALEDAAIRAHVMLNDPDGTPGSGDEVYETAAAGGTVLDLGTGRIRKAGLDAILRTALVISF